The Mytilus edulis chromosome 4, xbMytEdul2.2, whole genome shotgun sequence nucleotide sequence TGTTGTTGGCGTCTTGATTGTAATGACAAGAGTTGAAGTTCTTTTAGCATTTTTGTCATACATCCTTCCTCTCTTGATTTGTAGTCTTTGGTAATGAATCTAGCACCTCTCTTTTGTATGGATTCTAGTTTGTCAATGTCTTTTTGGGTATATGGGTCCCAAATAATTGATCCATACTCCATTATTGATCGTATGAGAGCTATATATGCTGTTTTACGGCATTCCATAGGACAGTGTTGTAGGTTCCTTCTAAGGAAGCCTAGGGTAGAACTAGCTTTGTTACACgtatttgttatttgttctttCCATTTAAGATCTTCTTGTATTTGGAGTCCTAGGTATGGGTTGGATGACACTTGTTCAAGCGTGTGGTTGTTAAGGTTGTAAAAACGCTGACTTTTACTTTTCAGGCTAAGCATATAGCATTTTTTGGCGTTGAAGCGCATACCCCAGTCGTCGGCCCATTTTTCTAGTGATTTGAGATCCTCTTGTAGTTTGTTAtggtcattttggtttttgatttccCGGTAGAGCAAACAGTCGTCTGCAAATAGTCGTACTGATGAGTTTACTGCATCTGGGAGATCATTTATATGACACAGGAAGAGGATGGGTCCTAGtaccaggttaaagttttttgtcgaggtagtttttgatgaagttgaagtcaaatcaacttttaaaaaacttagtttacatgttccctatgatatgatctttctgatttcaATGACAAACGGTCCATagaacatagaaaaggatagtgcggatggacatccgtgtactgaggaaacattcttgttttttaataaaaacaatcaaatgaaaactgagaaatataaaatatttatgttattGATTGAGCATCAACCTTAACTTAAATATAAATCTATTTTGTACATCACACATAATTGTATAAGGAAACTGGCAAAATTTCtagatatataataaatatttcgaGACAAAAACAGAGATTTTATCATAAATTCTCCGAAATTATAGGAAACTGGAAAATTTGTCAAATATAGCTTTATTTTAAAGATAACAATGATGACAGTCCATGAAAATTTTCAGAATTAAATGACCAAACATAagtatacatgatatatagtTTCACATAAATCTCCGAACACAGGAAACCTGAACATTTGTTATATGAATGGGGAAATTATTAGTTGTTGTCAATATTATCCCAAAAATGAACAGAGTAAGAtggaagttttaaaatatcacgACAAGTGAAATTAGTTAGGCTGGTGTAACAGTTTCTACTAAATATTAAGATTATATCCTTTATATCATTAAACACACGAAATAGCACAAATCAGAGACGTATAGTATACATGTTTCTGCACAAATACACAAAACCCATTTATTAGAGAGGTTTAGCAAATGATTAACGTGAAATATGTGTATTGGATGGTCTGGattctgttattctgtaaacatttaattttaaccccttttttctccgtaatcttttaaaaattaaccccttttttctctaatcttcaaaaaattaaccccttttttctctaatcttcattttttttgcccgttattctctaatctttatttttaagggcattattcttaaattatttaaccccatccaaaccctcatattGTGACGATTTTTTTTTAGGTTCAATGTTGGTATTTTAGGTGTATCTGAAATGGTTTTCTTAAGTAAAGATCCAGTGAAACAACGTCGGTAAACTCCTGtggtttaaaaaaggaaaaaattggtttctttccccttaCTTATACATTCCCTGctgaaaaaaaagaagcaaaaacaTTCATCACTACAACAGTCTATCCTATTATTATACTAGTCCCATGTCTATCAGATATTAGGGAAAACATGAAGGTGATGCAATTTAAATAACGTTTACTCTATAGAAAATCCAGCACAGGCATGGGAAGATCCACTTTCAACGTACactgtgggtctcattggggtctaagcgtgacgcgggattgccgatttttcgtAAGCGTGATAcgggaaagtcaaattattgtgccgtgaaaacgggaattaagggctagcgggacacgggaaattacaaaaaaaatgagaattgcttaggtACATAGTATAAGCGgcatacgggaatctgacaaaacagtaagcgggatccgggatcagaaccccccaatgagaccccttACACTGACGTTTATCACAAAACAGAGctgttttttgtgtaatttcaaatgaatatgaTAGGTTCTTGTGGGCAAGACtgttttaagctcacctggcccaaagtgagcttttatcatcactTGGTGTCCATCATGTCCATCGTCATCTATGTGTGTATAATatcacaggagtttgaaatcctatcaataagggggtaaaaatataccaaagtcgactattgtaacagtttatttctctaatttttgtgctattttcacatttcctgaccagtgtgagaaaaatatttctcctcactagtgaaaaatctgttctcggcaaatgattagtcgaaatttgattatgacgtcaaaatgttttgttttcttctcaattttcctattgtgacggcaagcctcgcgctttaaataataaaatttaactgtctcaagtggagaaatgtcgtaatacacttgttgcagtgtaagaatctatatttcttcctctgtgatattctatcctgaggataatttgtcaaggtaatttttttccaggcatggtatttcacaggtagaacttttccagaggagtgaaaatctatctgttatgcggatagtatgtaccggtatatatttgaCATATATCATATTTCACAGAACCTTGTGAGATATAGTCCCATTAACTAGTAAGTAAGTTACTCGCAATCATTATATACCTgactttaattataaaatgtttcacaaagtcaaaggtagaacaaatttgcataatttatcaaagggaggtaattatgagcaattcATATTTTAaggatattaatataatatattcctGAATCTATTTCATAGCGAAAtttttccttgaatcttattttttatatattcatttataacaagatgacttacaacatgaatttttaataagacagataacatttcacaggttaatactatccagctgttaaaatttcttttgttccaatatattgttatgctataatttatctgatttccatataatcaacaacaaCATCTTTGTTCCCagactatttatatagttaaaaatattatCGTAATCAAATTCTTCcattactgttaacagtagtaatgcaactatatttctacctttacgttttaatttatatttgtactgagatctgaaaacaactcacttttacatgtattacacttaccttatttaatcatgatattatttcacaattacgatctttgaaattttttccTATTTTCTTTCTTGTGAactgataattttcttttcaaaagaatgatatttacttgaattttttcaggaaattttttcaatgataatttgtgaaataattcccataataatacattattttttttacaaaataggtttaatttaaatacactattattatttcatagtatttgtaaaggatttttttttcttataactattcaataagttaactacccagatagaatttcacggtaaaagaaaaaatatcccagggaaatatttACCTCCGgataaaacaataacaacaactactgtgacattttttcctccggatcaaatttcacccggatataattttgctttacataatcacagtagagcttctctcgtatttcatgtatttggtatatttttacccCCTTATTGATaagatttcaaactcctgtgatAATATGAACATAATTTCATAAATATACTAGAACTAACTTGTAATTTGCTAATTactatcaattcaaagtttattATTCCCAGCTGACTATATCCGTGGATAAAAAGCTTTgaattgatatttgttaacacATGTAAGATAATTAAACATTGATTCTAATGCAACATCTTTTGTTACATTCATTTATTGGAGAACATCACCAATTTTCATGGAATTAGTTCACACTTAAtcaaggcttccaaaacggtcatatattccggacaATTGtttaatgtccggtaaaagtctgTCTGGGCAAAACATGAAACGGTCATCTACTTTTATGTAGTCAATGCTTTTTACAGAGACAGTCATttgacatacattgtacatgtatttcactatCTTTTTTAGCTAACCTTTGGCCTTTGACAGCCACACGTTTCCAGCCATAAaatgacatgatgattaattagtatcaaaacaacccctacttcaatactttctgactttaatcaaggctaattagttgttggacaaCTGAAAaactacctgttcaggtgacaggtaaactattttcagtACAGGCATCGTTTAAATTGATTGgtcaatttaaagttattttcttacatttcagcggtttcTATCAAACTGATTTAGTCCAacagattaaaattataagaaatatgtttataaacatacatggtttgataaacatgataaaaaaaaattaaaaaggtattaaatgaaaaattgTCAGAACTACGTTGTATGAACTAGGACACGTGTGCTCGTGTGTGCAGGTGGGAAATTTGTAAATTATGCTTCCTACAtacattttaagtatttttttgaagaaataaTGTGGAAAAagcttcttcactcagtcgtgctttgtaaacaTACACAGATTTTACGTTTCTGGTCCATGTTTTAGCATGTTTagcattgtcaagtcaacatctcGTATTaggaaaatgtgattttaaaaacgaaagtaaagtttttgtcAACGTAATTTGGCACTAATAAGAGTCGGGCAGATATGAGCAAGCTGATGTGCCATTTGggatgatgcactgccaatttaacagtttatgtcctaacatcaaattcatatcaaagtaaagtcaaatatcattttttgggatacgattgctttcaagcaatctgtagacttttaccattGGCTCAGGGcaatgccctcacgtcaaccgttttaactttcattctaaacattaaggaacatcacAGATTGTTATGATTGTCTTtctttaaaaggtaaaatcaaacaaagggattgaacttaaacaactttcctataatgttcttttcataatctgcatgtttgataattcacttgacttatatgcatgtttttaacaacacggaaaatcagaattaagcagtattaatatttagtgtttttagaaatttagaaacacgtcagagggaattccccagttttgataaaaatgcgagagttctctgaattccgataaatctatttctgtcatataagaactgaagtggagtttttcttatatatgttgccgttatgaaactgatatttgagattgtattTCCATACAGAAATAGAGAatcatctaggtcgtttaatagacatttaatatacgttcttgctccaggttttgtttttggtaattatgcgcatgcgtatagttttgttgacttcaaggggtattagattgaatggttgctctggattccccactcaattagttaatttataactcattggatcttttctatgtatgtctgccatttagggttattgttgttgcataattttaaatcatatgcatcatttgaattaaaatgaaTGTAGTCCACATCGTCAAGATGTtactagaacaccccttcaggcaaaatggagtcttccatattatcgtttcgagttgtctcccttccggaagtaaaCTCCGTGAATTCTGAATAAAAAACAATGcatcgataaacgtcgtattttATTAACAAGAGTGcccacactgaaatgtctcgccttctttactaatcattgatattatgttgatagtcctaagtataaagcttgattacaactgtcacataaacttaacattaaccatgatagctaaacaaagaccaatgaaccatgaaaatgaggtcaaggtcagatgaaccatgccaggcagacatgtacagctaacaaagcttccatacaacaaatatagttgacctattacttatagtttaagaaaaatagaccaaaacacaaaaacttaacactgggCAATGAACCGTgtaattgaggtcatggtcaattaaaacctgcgtgactgacatatagatcataatatatttccatacaccaaatatagttgacctttggcatataatattagataaaaagaccaaaacttaaaaacttaactttgaccactgaaccatgaaaatgaggtcaaggtcagatggcatctgcccgctagacatgtacaccttacaaccattccatacaacaaatatagtagacctattgcataaagtatgagaaaaacagaccaaaacacaaaaacttaactataaccactgaaccatgaaaatgaggtcaaggtcagatgacacctgccagttggacatgtacaccttccagtccttccatacaccaaatatactagccctattacttatagtatctgagatatggacttgaccaccaaaacttaaccttgttcactgatccatgaaatgaggtcgaggtcaagtgaaaactgtctgacgggcatgaggaccttcaaggtacgcacataccaaatatagttatcctattacttataataagagagaattcaacattacaaaaatgaaccatgaaaatgaggtcaaggacattggacatgtgactgacggaaacttcgtaacatgaggcatctatatacaaagtatgaagaaaccaggtctttcaccttctaaaatataaagcttttaagaagttagctaacgccgccgccatcgtagccgccgtagccgccgccagatcactatccctatgtcgagctttctgcaacaaaagttgcaggctcgacaaaaacaatcGAATTTAAACTGAGAAATGTGTACGGAAAgaagtcatgcccactgacccaaaggaaattaaatatttagcTAAAGTGCAGTGTTAatcttgattaaaaaatatatataatttttttttcaggtagAAAAAGACTTATTTTGAtcaataatcatatatatattgatggGTCAGTTGATAGCCAGTTAGGATACTTGTCAACCTTATAACAATTAACTAGAGTAACCAAACTTTAATGCTTCAATACATATAAAGTGCATAATGTATGAAGAGGAAGCAGGAATAGACGTACATGAAGATGATTCCGAATGGACAAATCCTTTCTATGAACAAGATAGCATGCATAGTAATCATGTTGAACCACCACAAAGTAAAAAGAAGAGAAATAGTACATGTAATGCAGTCTGTACAGgtttatataaatacataaatcacTAGAACTAAAATGATTTTCTACTATAATTAtaaataacaggctattatttgaacttggaattatttttaattatggaatttgcataatttcttgtgtttaaaatttttgataaattccatGTAATATTTGgtattatgatcttttgagcggtaaataacactttccatacaatgtattttggttagatagtgttgtgcgcggcacagtacattctattgaaaaatactattttctttgtaatagaaagtgttgtgcgcagcacagaacatttcagtacagaataaacgtggaatttattgaaaatttcaataacaagaaatcaagcaaattccataattaaaaataattccaagttcaaataatagcctgttaaatcttcaattatcaatgattatacttCATTTGttagtatttatttaattttggttTATAAATCTAATTAAGTCAGGTTTATAATaacaactaacatgactaagatATTTATCAGAATTCAGAATTCATTGCTTAATGTTCCATTAAATATATACACAGATGAATGTGTTTCTGTAAAGAGATACCTTGGCTATAAACTTTGAGCTAGCGTTTATTTTCCTTTATTGGCTATAAACTTTGAGCTAGAGTTTATTTTTCCTTTTGTCACCATGTCTTAGTTGTTCAAATTCCTTCATAAATCAGCCAAATCCAACTTGTCATAATTGACTGTTAAACTTTGATTTATAGTCTTGTTGGTTTCATgactaaaatttaaagaaagaatcTTTTATTAGACTTGTTTGTAACTCTTAATTAAGTTTTTATTTGGTTAGTCAAGTAGGATAATCAACCATTTCCCCCTCTACATGACAGCCAAAGGAAATAACTCAAATACATGCCATATCTAAACTTATCTATTCAtatttcaatgtacatgtatttgtttccctaatgtgacaattttttttgtacattgtaaAAACACTTTGATTGAATAACAAacacatccacttcatttgaacttcatagtggatagttgtctcactgccACTGGCAATCAAGATCCTTATCGCCTTATTTTACATGAACAAGATAAAGGAAATTAAAAGAGTAGATACttctgtttatcatgtttatattgttgtttgttttatggtgaaatgtcattttctaAGCTTTTTGTGTAAACAAACCAGTGAGTCAATAATTGATGGAATAGTATCtgaaaaatacaatatattaactATAGAAATTTGCCTTATCATTAAATTTCGGATTGGattgttcatttaattttaatatgattttttcaGAAAGTGACGTGTACATATCTAAGTTGAAGCACACAAGGACTATCATACACATAGATATAGACTGTTTCTATGCTCAAGTTGAGATGATTAGAAATCCTAAACTTAGAGACAAACCACTGGGTAAGAGGAATAAATCTAATGACATTACTGGTAGTAAATTAATGCTAAAATTGGACTGatcttaaggatgtattcttctgacttttcagtctcgttcagtctcattgaaatctcgttcttgaattatttccgaaacatgtgatacaagtggaaaatatcaatgaattttaaaaatattataatcaaacataactctgtgaaaaaattgtgtatttacaatgaatggtttttgagtaattcagttttcaaattttacaaccaatcaagtcagtatttttagccaaaattttgggAAAATGGGTTAGGGATACAAAattgattttacaagaatcatgtacatcccataccatttttttttttttttaaatttcttagatatgtaatttttcaattatttataacaaaaaaaattgaacttatatgcattttgttctgaaaacagagaaaaatcacaaaaatacaaaattgacagcatggtaaattttacacaaaaaagcgtcaaaatatgataaaactttcttatatcaACACCTACCTctagtttttttaagtaaattttattcagattggtccacttcatctttatagaaagtatgaaaaaaagtttaattgtagaactgtgattttttttcacgataatagcccaaaaataggtaaaaaatcgatgaaaaatgggaaaatcatcaaaattgggcattttcaaagggccgtagcaaaaaaagaagtgcaccaccatatgtttttttcttcaccaattatttttttacagtcttataaacccaaaaatctggtttagaaaaaaagtttaattctagaaatttttggctcctcagaggtgtacatccttaaaagTGAATATAGAACTAAGGTACTCTTAACTATTTCCATATGAATAGAAAATTGTGCTTTTTTGTCAGATCTAACATGTCTTaaccattattaaaaaaaaccattcagATATCCTTCACCTTGGTTGAACAAGTATCATATGGACTGTATTCAGGTAAATATAACAATGTACTTGATCTGGTGTTTTTTTGgcttttcaaacaaaatattgttttcttaTGAATCATCAATGGAAAAGACTATTTCATGAACACTTGATAGACATCATtagaaatttaaaagttttaatgttgtagatatatgattttataaaatgCCTTGGTAGTTGAAGGAAATTTCTATAAGTTAGAGAAGGTTTTTTGAAACAtctattttgttttgtcataatgtgctaatgttttgttatttcaagGCATACAAGGTTctattttgattttgtcattttgttgttttttcaaggcattcagcAGAAGTACATAGTTGTCACATGTAACTACAAGGCCAGGGAATTTGGTGTTACTAAATTAATGACTTTAAAAGATGCAAAAGAGAAATGTCCACAGCTGGTGTTAGTCAATGGAGAGGATCTTACACATTATAGAGAAATGTCTTATAAGTTATCAGGTGAGGTTAATTTGAATTAGTAAGTACATCTGTATGATTTAAGAAATTTTGGTGCtcataataacaacaaattaaagGAAGGTAATCATTAGTCAGTCAAAAtggaggttgtgagtttgaaacCTGTCAAATAGGTGccctcaactccaatcttaattgactagaattgtcatTTTTCCTATTAAAGATCAGTGGTTTTCTCTTGGCATGGTGGC carries:
- the LOC139518672 gene encoding uncharacterized protein → MLSLKSKSQRFYNLNNHTLEQVSSNPYLGLQIQEDLKWKEQITNTCNKASSTLGFLRRNLQHCPMECRKTAYIALIRSIMEYGSIIWDPYTQKDIDKLESIQKRGARFITKDYKSREEGCMTKMLKELQLLSLQSRRQQQRLIFFFKVVERKIPALPPDDLIQFHRPKRQIKATTYNNFVTKNIIDHQVRNNKRAVIVPTSKTEQYKNSIFVRTAINWNHLEDSVVCATTTEEFKSALLSKRD